One Candidatus Woesearchaeota archaeon genomic region harbors:
- a CDS encoding GHMP kinase: MIITKTPFRISFAGGGTDLKAFYEYEQGAVLSATINKYMYLALHRYFENKILLKYSKTELVDHVQDIQHPLIRHCFLKTKIRDPLEVTSFADIPSSGTGLGSSSAFTIGLLKALYTFQHKNKENLHLAEEACDIEISELKEPIGKQDQYACAVGGINVILFNTDGSVFVEPVMMKPAIKKKLEQNLVLYYTGLTRKASTILAEQTKVTKQKEKLATLRTLRSMVFELRDALTQGNLSTFGEILHRGWLLKQSLVNGISNPEINAYYERAISLGALGGKLLGAGGGGFFLFYCPQEKQHLLKAKLGLREVPFVFDPQGSRIIYMEEEES; the protein is encoded by the coding sequence ATGATTATCACAAAGACGCCCTTTCGTATCAGTTTTGCAGGTGGTGGCACTGACCTGAAGGCATTCTATGAGTATGAACAAGGAGCGGTCCTTTCTGCAACGATAAACAAGTACATGTACCTTGCTTTGCACCGCTACTTTGAAAATAAAATCCTGCTGAAGTATTCAAAAACGGAATTAGTCGATCATGTCCAGGACATCCAACATCCGCTTATCAGGCACTGCTTTCTTAAAACCAAGATAAGGGATCCTTTGGAAGTAACGAGTTTTGCTGATATACCTTCTTCAGGGACTGGTTTGGGAAGTTCTTCTGCATTTACCATCGGCCTTTTAAAAGCCCTCTATACGTTTCAGCACAAAAACAAGGAGAATTTACACCTTGCAGAAGAAGCATGCGATATTGAGATTAGTGAGCTTAAAGAGCCTATCGGCAAACAAGATCAATATGCTTGTGCGGTTGGTGGCATTAATGTCATCCTGTTTAATACCGATGGAAGCGTCTTTGTTGAGCCGGTAATGATGAAGCCAGCCATAAAAAAAAAGCTTGAACAAAATCTTGTCTTGTATTATACCGGATTAACACGAAAGGCAAGCACGATTTTGGCAGAACAAACAAAAGTAACGAAACAAAAAGAAAAGCTTGCAACATTGCGTACGTTGCGTTCTATGGTTTTTGAGCTGCGTGATGCATTAACGCAAGGAAATCTTTCCACCTTTGGTGAAATCCTCCATCGCGGATGGCTACTCAAACAAAGTCTTGTCAATGGAATCTCAAATCCTGAAATCAACGCCTATTATGAGCGAGCGATTTCGCTCGGAGCTCTAGGGGGAAAACTTCTTGGTGCGGGTGGTGGAGGCTTTTTTTTGTTTTATTGCCCTCAGGAGAAGCAGCATCTCTTAAAAGCAAAACTTGGATTACGTGAAGTTCCTTTTGTGTTTGACCCACAAGGTTCTCGAATTATTTACATGGAGGAGGAAGAATCATGA